The Onychostoma macrolepis isolate SWU-2019 chromosome 20, ASM1243209v1, whole genome shotgun sequence nucleotide sequence ACATTTAAATACCAggctattctttaaaaatgaaatcgCTGAAACGTTAAAACGTTAAAATTCGCTAAATTGCCAAAACGTAAAGCCTAACGTTTTGGctttgttattataattataatatgccTATTATTATAGCCTAGTTATTTTAGGAAAATCGAACAACTAATAAGTGGAAAGGTGGTATCAAATAAACTAGGCCTATCCAAATTAATTTGGTCAAAAATCAAAAATTAGTTCGTCTATCGGAAAATTAGGCTAGCCtatagattaaaaataaattaaaaataaggtCAAAATTGCAAATAAAAGTGTATTAATTCAagttcaacattcaaaaaagTACAAATCTGGAAATATCccatataggcctattatatgACGCTTATAAGGATAGTTCAGTGGGATCTAGTTGTTTTACTAGCTATacttcttttttccttttcacgATAACGCATCTTATTTGTTACTTGCTTAATTTAatacactgttatttttactaatTAATTTATTGGAAATATTTTGCACATCGtttatgtttataaaagttTATCAACTTTTACATTTAAGGTCACATAAACGGACTTGCAACAGTTTGATTGGATCGTctatctgtttatttttatggttGTCCGAGCAGATCTTCTGTCATGTGAACAAACATCGACAGCAAAATCCCACATAATCTCTCTGTAAACATGTTATCTAGACTGTGACTGTTGAGCAGAAAAGACAGTTCACTTTTGACATGCCTTTATTAAGCAGaaatgaatttataaaaatagaggtgtatatgtgtattaggcTAGGCCATTCATTATCATACAGACAAGAAAATGCAATGACATGGacagtttcatttcatttcccCTCTAACAATGTTGTTTTGCTAACAAGAAAATATTCAAACAAATTGCAGCCCATTTATAACAACAGCCTGACGCTAAATTTATTTGCACCAAAGaacaaggaagaaaaaaaacaacaaaaaaatctacTGCAAATATTGCAGAAATCCTCTGTGGTATTTCCACAGCTTCAGATCCCACTTTTCCATAATGGTGTGAAACATTCAGGTGTGTTTTATCCAGAACGTACTGCTGAATGACTTCTTGAAGCTGCACGTGAAGGATGAACAGATGAAAGTTCTTTTTCTCTGGTTGTCTTTGTGTTTTTATGACTCTGAGAGTCCATGAACGGCGCTCAGACCCTCGTGCTGCTGTTTGCTCAGAGGACTCTTTCTTTCTGCAGGAGCCAAAAGAGAAGAGTGTTTATGTAGCAAACAAGGTGTAAATGAGCCATTCAGCTGTTTGTAAAGGCTATGCTTCCCTCACAACGTCACTGTGACCTACACTGTATTTGTTTGGGGTACATTTAAAGTACAAACTGGCAGCTGTGGTACAATGGAAGGCCACAAATGTCATAAAAGTTCATTAAAATCGGCCTAAAATAATGACGTCAGAGTAACACAaggaaataatgcaataaactaaataacataaaatgctaaataaaacactccaatgcacaaaataagaatgacaaaaaagaagaacatttttaataaaatataaacaaatatgatGGTTTATGCAGGAAATTCGTTTCACCACAAGCGACTGCTTTTTACTTGGCTATGAAAAAGTTGCATTTTACAGTAAACTTCTTAACAATGTAGACTTGCTCTGtacataattcattttttaatgttttacagtaaaatacttgtatttttaatattgtatcattattcatatatattactgcatatgtgtgtgttacagatttttttttacattcattttcagttaaaatgtCTAATTTGTGCATGTTCGTTGCAAGATACTTATACTATATTCTactaaacattattattattatttcatttatttcgtTTGTTCATGTTTTCGTGTAAATAAGAGAGTTCAGTTTCACCTTCTCGGGGCGGGTTTTTGAAGGATATGGCGCTGTGCAGGTTAGGGCTCTGTATCATGGTCCCGGTGTTTGGATGGGTGAGACTCGCGCCCTGAGACTGCCAGTGCCCGTAGTTACCGGCGTGTCCACCGTAAACACCGTACTGATTGGCGGAGTATGCGCACGCAGGAACATATCCCGATAAATTTGATGAAccctaaaaatttaaaataaagtttatttttatattagcaacaaaaagaataatttatatatatatatatatatatatatatatatatatatatataaacaaaaaactgaaaattatattatgagaaaattaaatgcaattaacaaACTAGAGTTCATTTTTAAGAACTCTTAATAATAACGCATTATTCTATTAAATTTACAAGATCCAATTTGACAAATTatggatgaaaaaaataaaaggaacaTTTGCACAGACCTCTCGAACACTTACAAATAAACAGGTTCTTTATTGGAATCCATGATTCCATGAACTTTTAATTCACAAAACGTTCTTTACAGCGGAAAAAGGTTCTTAAGattattcaaatgttctttacactaaAAAAGGGTTCTGAAAgattctttggggaaccaaaaatggttcttcagaGAAAACACCCAAGGAACTTTTACTTTTAAGAACGTTTGTTTATATTGTGAACGAAACTGGAAATTAAAAACGcacatgataaaataaataaaccaatagTCCCAAATTAAAAGTTCACCTGGGTGTACTTAATGTCACTCTCTATTGGAAGTTTGTCGATCCCGTTGACTCCGTGAACGGAAGGAAATGAAGATCTGTTAACGCCCGTCCAGTCCTCCATTTTCTGCTGGTAACTCTCTGTTCCGGCGATAgctgtaaaaattaattaaaacaaaaccgGTTTAAATAGTTGCAGCTGTTGAAcgttaacaaaaacaacaacaaataaaataataattgattaCGATTTCAAGATGCAGTCTGATCTTGgagtaaaacctaaaataaagAACTGAACTTCAAATTGACTCAGTCTGAAAATTATACGGGATTCTTATGCACATAACACTGCTCACATTTAGAAATGGAAACACAACAAATGCATAATCAGACTATTGTGAGAGcgtttgaatttttaatttattaaattaaattagtttcAAACGTGGGCTTCAAATTCTGCTCAGCAGAATCTCACATAAGAAaaccttttctttttattttctgcaatcATGCTTTAAACACTGATCTGAAGAACCTACAAAATAACATCAATAACGTTTATTCTCCAAACAGCAGAAGTAACACATCAAGAGTGCAGAAGCAATGCAACACTAATAATCCAAATACATAAAAGATTTCCCAAACACCTCATCATTCTCAATTTCTATAGCTATGCAAACACGCTCTCATACAATATTTTGCCAATAATTTGGAACTTTTGCATTGGTTGACAAATTGGTAAAAcgttaaaattacaatatagctgataaatgaatactttttaaTACTCCCATTAATCGCATAAAACCAGCACTACACTCTTACAAATAAAGGTTCCGAAAGAGGGTTTTCACAGCGACGCCATATAAAGAACTAGTTTTGGCTCcccaaaacattttaataatctaaataaCCTTTTTCCACTGTGAGAAACCTTTTAATAAAAAGTTTCCATGGATGCTAAaagttctttgtggaaccattgATGTCAAAAAAGAATCTATATTTTTAAGAGGCTACACCAGGATCTTGACGGCCTATCGATAATCCAGAAAGTGTGATTACCTGCGGGGTCCATGAAAGCCCGTATTCCTAATATATTGCTGACGGTGTGAACGGAGGGCCAGGCCCGGGACAGGCTGACAGACACAGACGGAGGACTGCCGAGTTTGGAGCCGGTTGGAGACATGGCGTTCTGGTATGAATACGGATACACGGGATTATAGGAGATCTGCGGCGGAGAGGGTTTGCTGTCGTACTGACTCGGCTGAGACAGGTTCCCAATCTTGTTTCTCAAAATGCGACTGATGGAGCTCACAGACGGAACGTTATATTTGTCGCACACTCCGTCGGCCAGCAGTCTGTCGCGTATTTCCCAAGCGAATATTCCAGGATCGCCCTGTTTATAATCCCGTATGCTCTTCACCACGTTTGGCGTCGTGACCCGGGGTTTACTCCCACCGATAGCACCGGGTAAAATGGAGCCGGTCTCGTTGTACCTGGCCAGAATTTTGCTCACACAGCCATGAGAGACCCGGAGTTGTCGGCTTATGTCGCAAGGCCTGATTCCGAGCTGCGCCAGTTCGACGATCCGGATCCGGATGGCGTTAGGAAGAGGCCGGCCATTGACAAACACCCCGCCGAGCTGATTCACCTCCCCGTACGTCTGATCTGCAAGAACCAAAACCTGTGTATTCAACATATTCCAACTAATACAGTgtacacactcttaaaaataaaggtcccAAAAGGGTGTTTTTGAAATGAtgccatttttggttccccaaagcacctttcagtgaacagttcctaaaagaaagattttgaagaacatttaaaaaaaattaaagaaccTTCTCTGCATTTGAAAGGTTGCAATGGATTTTCAAGGTTATTCACAGAACCACTGATGCCAATAAaggacctttatttttaagagctaCCATCATTTTAGCAGCAGTTTTCTTGCACTGCTGCGGCTGTAAATTAAACCATcgctcaaaataataaaaaacacaaaaaaatgaaagcgCCACGATTTAACAAAGAATCTTATAAATATCTGtattataggtttttttttttttttaattcaaggGGTTTTCTGGCGgttcttcttttaaaaatatcaattGGGAAACGGGGAACAAAAATAGGGACTAGCTAATGCAAAATTCAGACAAAAATTGTAGAGCTTAAAAACATCAAGATTTATTTTCAAGAGTAAATGGTTGTAAAGTAATCGACTTTAATCTAATGTAGTCTATGTTTGAGCTATCGAATATTTAGATGCATAAAAAGTTCATATATGATTTGTGCAATTTCTACTCTATAAGCATCCAAAGACACATCATGTTTACACAAAATAGTCTATACATAATTTGAACGGTGTAGGGGGTTCTCGCAACGATACCAAAGAAGCATTTTTGGTTCTCCAAATAACTTtttagtgaacagttcttaaaagaaccattttttcccttagtgtgaagaacattttaaaagtctaaagaacctttttccctccactataaagaaccttttgtggaacgttaagattccatggatgttaaagattGTTTATGGAACCATCGATGCCAATAAGAACCTTTCTTTTAAagagtgtattattattactattattatgaataattttattctttattccTGTCTGAGAGGCGTCATTCTGACCAGCTTTAACAGATCAAGAGGAACTTACCCATTTGCATCGTGATGTTTCCCTACTGTGGTTGTGCTCCTTTAACCTTTAACTGTGCTGCTGTAAGTCTCGTGCAGCATTGGAGGGGTCTCCCCGTGTCTCCCGTTAAGGACTGCCCTCTCCTTCGTTTTTACGACTGAAGTGTCTGAGTTCAGGACTGAGCAGCTTTTTACAGTAATCTTTAATCCACTTAAGAAAGTCCGTCCGTCCTGCAGACTGGCTCGTGCGCTCAATTTGACGCGTCACATGCGTCAATCAAACTAGACAGCTCGTGACTCCGCCCCGTCCTCAGGATCTGCCCCATCACGGATATGCAGCTCCTGCCATTTTAGGAGTGCCTTCATACGATAACTTATCTGAAAATATGGTATTTTAAGGCCTATATTCAAATGAATGGAAATGAAAGCGGGAATTGATTAATAAGCCATGCATGGATTaataagccatttttttttctagtctTTTATCTTTTACTGTTGGATTTAGGAGCCTAATGCAAATAAAGCGAAGTGTTAAAATAGGCTATGCAAACAACGCGATGTCAATGTGAAACTCCAATTTGTAACAGTAGccattcatttattatataaaatatagtatattatagaagaatataataggcctatataattgtatcaaatataacctagaacaattttataaaacaaaattacattcTATGtagattaaaatgttattaaataaaatataattatacttCCAAATAAAAGTAGCTATACTTCCCGCAGGCGCACTGTAAAACACCcactaaaatgagaaaaaaaaatgaaactttttagTTGCTCAAGCATTTTAAAAGTGACAGAGAAAAAGTAAACACTTGGTGGTGGCTTCAACATTGCAACCTGCAGTTACAAGTTCTTTGCACTTTTTCCACTTCTTTGAAATTACGAAAGTTAGAAACTCTGAAAAAGAAATagataaacaataaaattgaatgcacatcacaaatattgttattaatgtAACCTCAATGGATGGAAACGAAGAtgttataaatgttatttacacTAAAAAGTGACTATGCATGAGCTATCACAGACGCAGTGGGAATTTTGGCTCAAATTCGAGAAAAAAAGTATGACAGCACCACCATCTTATGGTGAATTTAGGAATTACAAGCAGCAAGTgaaatttatgtattattttgtggatttatttgcgtatttatttatttattgtttttgcaggTTTGGTCCTCCGTACAAAACACCATATAGCCTATAATATAACACGTGGTTTTATTGGGTGTATTTGTTTGCCTTTCgcacaaaataataaactaattgGCATCCTactgtaatttatattttattgattaGAAATGTAAAAGTTGAATCACTACAGGGACAAAACGTGGTCTATATAAAGGCCAATTTAAACATTCTAGGTCaatgagatttatttatttacattgatttgatttattaatttcgATTCATTGATCAACAAGGAAACACAACGACttaagaaatttaaaaaggttTGTTATCCAGTAGGTGGTGTGCTAATAAAAACTTGAGGTTTTGTTTCCTCCTTTTTGGtgacataaaaagaaaaagggaaTAAGGAAACGTACAAACGGGTTTTCTGAAATCTTTATGTTATCACCCTTACCCtaacaattagtttttttcataattattattatgcgCTTTGCGTTTTAACTGTATACAGATACTTTAGGAATATGAATGTAGCTACAAATGTTGATGCCTTTTTCAGTGGCATATCAGAGTTTTCATATCAGGTTTTTAGAGGCCTTTATAGTGACTAGAACCACCTGCCTCCTAATTAACACTACCCTTGTTATTTAACCCATTAGTCGGTTGTACATACCAGACTGCACCGAAAGAGGGagataatgagaaaaaaaaaatattgcattccATAAACGtgtcaaaacagaaaaaaatacctaCTTAGAATGTAATACTGTAAGAAACCCAAAATGTGGTCAATTCGTGAGAAACCGCGCACTTACATATTCTGATCACTTAAAAGACGTTAACTAGAAATTACATTTCGAAATGCAAAGAGGAGTAGAATTACGATGGGTTAGAAAAATTAAAGTCACATACTTCTCTTGCATGCAATTGACTAACAGATATTATCACTGCATTGTTTAACCCAAGTTAAAAAGATAGCAACATAGAACAGATTACTATCTAGAAAACTTTATCAGAACATTACCAACagcacataaaataattaaaataacataacatataaagaaaataaaagataaaaatagaagaaaaaaaaagattttaaaaatcaaaacatgtTGGATATATAGTTCTACTGCATATAGTTTACACATACAATCTAAAaagattttacatttacagtctgatgccatagaagaataGTTTAGTGAAATTCTgctattattatattcagtcaCTAGATGGCGCTCTTACCCAAGACAACGTTACATTGAACACGCATGCAcacaaatctgttttgtttttttttaccccatgTTATGTTCCTGTCATTTTGACCctggattttctttttccagAAAGTGCTAGCTAATATTATCCCATTAAAACACCAAGGGTATTTGCCCCCTTTTTGGGATTTTCTTCCCACCATTTTACATTTGTGGTGTTCCCGTGCCTACAAAAACTGCTTAGGCTATATATTTCCTTTTATGCTGTCTACCAAATATTACATgcaatctttttgtcaacttgtttttttgtttgtttttttcaattagtataggttttgttttttatttttgaactgaTAGGTctcattgatctgagcttatgCGCCTCAGTTTCTGAGTGTAAATGATCCACAAATAATGCTTGTTCACGCTAAAACTGAGGTGCATAAGCTCGATAATGATACCTACGATCAATCAgttcaaataaacacaaaaccgGTGCGCATTTAAAGAAAAGTttatacaaacaaaatattGCATCCAGCTATTTCAGCTATTTAACCCTCATGCATTTCAGAGGACACTTGTTTCTTCACTTTACAACTTCCTTACAACCTCCTTGAGATTTGTTTCATATAGGCCTAGTTTTCTTGAGAGCTTGATCTGTGCACATTAAGCTTTCAAATCTTCAATCTCAACTGTATTATTCTACAACAAGGACGTCTTTTTGACCGCAGGAAATTACTCTCAAATATTTCGCTATGAATGTCTAATTTGGTTTTTATAAGACAGTCAAAGCTCCAAACATGAATGAAGGCATCGTTCATTGAGGCCAGTTGAATGCCATGACAACAAGGAGCGCGCTCACTTTTATTTGACCAGTTTGGGTGTATTGTGCGAGCGCGTCAATCAACCATTATTTCTGCGCcccaaataaatgcaaaacctGATCTAGCACAAAAACTTCCAGAGGGAGCCTTTCATTGGTCTATTGTCCAGAGCTTAGCTGTTGGTTTGTAGATGTGTTTGCACAGTCCGACCACCCATGACGCACGCAGAGCCCACTGAACATTCACATCACATATACTGTCAGAAAGAGAACCAGAGACACACAAATCATTTCAGATGATATAACCgaataaataaagagataaATTAGGCGTTCAGAGTTACCTATAAAGCACAAAATACGGTTATCTGACCAAAATGACAACAATAAACTCTTGTAGACTCTTGTAGATGCACTCATACTCAATGTATtcttatgcatagaaatgatatGCATCCACATAgtctataaaaatgt carries:
- the pax1b gene encoding paired box protein Pax-1, with product MQMDQTYGEVNQLGGVFVNGRPLPNAIRIRIVELAQLGIRPCDISRQLRVSHGCVSKILARYNETGSILPGAIGGSKPRVTTPNVVKSIRDYKQGDPGIFAWEIRDRLLADGVCDKYNVPSVSSISRILRNKIGNLSQPSQYDSKPSPPQISYNPVYPYSYQNAMSPTGSKLGSPPSVSVSLSRAWPSVHTVSNILGIRAFMDPAAIAGTESYQQKMEDWTGVNRSSFPSVHGVNGIDKLPIESDIKYTQGSSNLSGYVPACAYSANQYGVYGGHAGNYGHWQSQGASLTHPNTGTMIQSPNLHSAISFKNPPREERKSPLSKQQHEGLSAVHGLSES